One Rhodobacteraceae bacterium M385 genomic region harbors:
- a CDS encoding PAS domain-containing sensor histidine kinase codes for MTDITTALWASLPTPALILDADDCICDVNPVAETFLNASCKSLVGKPAWEKIYVEPDLSDSVARVRVAQSPMFVNSVDVGTSSRRPVSCNIQIGPLADRPDHVLVLLENRELVGRMNRAMSSKTAAKSAIGMAEMLAHEIKNPLAGITGAAQLISMNANAEDRELTDLIVAETRRVLKLLEQVEDFGNVRPPERRPVNIHDVLDRARKSASVSFAAHMTLVEDYDPSLPPTWADPDQLQQVIVNLMKNAAEAGQSGGTIRLRTFYEASLKVRRADGQGTAAPLQIEVIDDGPGIPGELQQDVFEPFVSGRENGTGLGLALISKIVADHDGWIAVESRPGRTAFRVSLPIVPKGSV; via the coding sequence ATGACCGATATCACCACGGCGCTTTGGGCGTCCCTGCCGACGCCAGCGCTTATCCTTGATGCCGACGATTGCATCTGCGACGTGAACCCCGTGGCCGAGACATTCCTTAACGCGTCTTGCAAGTCCCTTGTCGGCAAGCCCGCTTGGGAAAAAATATATGTGGAGCCTGACCTTAGCGACAGTGTGGCGCGGGTCCGCGTGGCGCAGTCGCCGATGTTTGTGAATAGTGTCGACGTAGGCACCAGCAGTCGGCGTCCGGTGTCTTGCAACATTCAAATCGGGCCACTGGCCGACCGCCCTGACCACGTTCTGGTGTTGTTGGAAAACCGAGAGCTTGTGGGCCGGATGAACCGGGCAATGTCCTCTAAAACCGCGGCGAAATCTGCCATCGGCATGGCCGAGATGCTGGCCCATGAAATCAAGAACCCGCTGGCGGGGATCACCGGGGCGGCGCAATTGATCTCGATGAACGCCAATGCCGAGGACCGAGAGTTAACGGACTTAATCGTTGCCGAGACCCGCCGTGTGTTGAAGCTTTTGGAACAGGTCGAAGACTTCGGCAATGTGCGTCCGCCAGAAAGGCGCCCGGTCAATATTCACGATGTGTTGGACCGTGCGCGCAAGTCGGCCTCGGTCAGTTTCGCAGCGCATATGACCCTAGTGGAAGACTACGATCCGTCACTGCCGCCGACATGGGCGGACCCGGATCAGTTGCAGCAAGTGATTGTAAACCTAATGAAAAATGCCGCCGAGGCCGGTCAATCGGGCGGCACGATCCGCTTGCGCACTTTCTACGAGGCCTCTCTCAAGGTGCGCCGCGCCGATGGGCAGGGCACCGCCGCGCCATTGCAGATTGAGGTTATCGATGACGGCCCCGGTATTCCGGGAGAGCTGCAACAAGACGTGTTTGAGCCGTTCGTATCGGGCCGTGAAAACGGCACCGGTCTGGGGCTGGCGCTGATTTCAAAAATCGTGGCCGACCACGACGGCTGGATCGCCGTGGAAAGTAGACCCGGACGCACGGCGTTCCGCGTGTCACTACCCATCGTTCCTAAAGGGAGCGTGTGA
- a CDS encoding sigma-54 dependent transcriptional regulator, protein MDGTVLVADDDRTIRTVLTQALTRAGCKVHATSSLVTLMRWVDEGKGDLVISDVVMPDGNGLDTLPQITERRPGLPVIIISAQNTIMTAIQATEKDAYDYLPKPFDLPDLMKRAARALEVKRHANPTPRTTETALPAMGEDLPLVGRTPAMQALYRLVARVMNSDLTVLVTGESGTGKSLIARAIHDFSDRRTLPFVVASAADLEGADGPSTILNRAKGGSILFDEVGDLDDDAQAKIVRMLDAMPQANPRIMATSQKDLADRMEEGSFRQDLFYRLGGVSVNVPALRERVDDIPLLATHFLARAERDGAATRRFSTEALELVRAYTWPGNVRQLENTIRRLTVTAQVEEITRAEVEAVLGSQPAIEPLISGASEGDKLSASVAKHLRRYFDLHGGVLPAPGLYARILREVEAPLIEIALDATAGNQAKCADLLGINRNTLRKKITDLDIRVTRRRKLV, encoded by the coding sequence ATGGACGGAACCGTTCTAGTTGCTGACGACGACCGCACAATCCGCACCGTTTTGACCCAGGCTCTGACGCGGGCAGGGTGCAAGGTTCACGCGACCTCTAGCCTCGTGACGTTGATGCGGTGGGTGGATGAGGGGAAGGGTGATCTGGTGATCTCGGACGTGGTCATGCCCGATGGGAATGGCCTTGATACCCTGCCGCAGATAACCGAGCGTCGCCCCGGTCTGCCGGTCATCATCATCTCGGCTCAGAATACGATTATGACGGCGATCCAGGCGACCGAAAAAGACGCCTATGACTACCTGCCCAAACCGTTCGACCTGCCTGACCTCATGAAGCGCGCCGCCCGTGCGCTGGAGGTCAAGCGCCACGCAAACCCCACACCACGGACGACGGAAACGGCGCTTCCGGCGATGGGGGAAGACCTGCCACTGGTCGGCCGGACCCCGGCAATGCAGGCGCTCTACCGGCTGGTCGCGCGGGTGATGAACAGCGATCTGACGGTGCTTGTCACCGGCGAAAGCGGCACCGGCAAGTCCCTGATAGCACGGGCTATTCACGACTTCTCGGACAGGCGTACCTTGCCGTTTGTCGTGGCCTCCGCCGCTGATCTAGAGGGAGCGGACGGCCCCTCGACCATCCTGAACCGCGCCAAGGGCGGCTCCATCTTGTTTGATGAGGTGGGCGATCTGGACGACGATGCGCAGGCCAAGATCGTGCGGATGTTGGATGCCATGCCACAAGCCAACCCACGCATCATGGCAACGTCGCAAAAAGACCTTGCCGACCGGATGGAAGAGGGCAGCTTTCGCCAAGATCTGTTCTACCGCTTGGGCGGCGTCAGCGTTAACGTGCCGGCCTTGCGCGAACGGGTCGATGACATCCCCCTTCTGGCCACCCATTTTCTGGCCCGTGCCGAGCGCGACGGCGCCGCAACCCGGCGTTTCTCGACCGAGGCGCTGGAGCTTGTGCGCGCATACACCTGGCCCGGCAACGTGCGCCAGCTAGAGAATACGATCCGCCGCCTGACTGTGACGGCCCAGGTCGAGGAAATTACCCGCGCCGAGGTGGAGGCCGTCTTGGGCTCTCAACCGGCGATCGAGCCGCTGATTTCGGGCGCCAGCGAGGGCGATAAACTGAGCGCGTCGGTCGCTAAACACCTGCGTCGTTACTTCGATTTGCACGGGGGGGTGCTGCCTGCTCCGGGGCTGTACGCCCGTATTTTAAGGGAGGTAGAGGCCCCTTTGATCGAAATCGCGTTGGATGCGACTGCGGGAAATCAGGCTAAATGTGCCGATCTTCTGGGCATCAACCGCAATACCTTGCGCAAAAAGATCACCGATCTCGATATTCGCGTGACACGCCGCCGCAAACTGGTGTAA
- a CDS encoding PAS domain-containing sensor histidine kinase: MDRLSLLRRNKRLRSIGAVGLVVLAPVLALATFFAFSPLNQTPDSTVRTLVLLADFVYILVIITLVLREVAQIIASRRAQSAGSRLHLRLTAIFGVVALVPTVVVAVLAVLSVNMGLEGWFSDRVSTALGNSVDAAVAYQQEHRDDLEQDARALGAYLNINRRATPFLSDGDLRQVLNTGQSQIQRGLREAFVIDSAGEIRARGARSYLFDYDAPSAEDLALASGGEVVLSEDRAQNEFRALYRLAAFPDRYLYISREVDGQIIALLDETEQTVLLYRQVEEDRGRLLFDFALLYLGFATLMILAAIWAGLSFGERLSRPVGQLAGAAQRVGQGDLDVRVPEATSDDEIAMLGRLFNQMTRQLKGQRETLVEQNAATEESRRLFDSVLSSVTAGVVGLEEGGRVDFMNRSARRLLALVEQRDSGLTLEAAIPEFAVLFNKLTGTAAETVQEEIKLTRGGKQESLLVRMATRRNDAGELEGYVVAFDDVTQLVSAQRMAAWGDVARRIAHEIKNPLTPIQLSAERIKRKFSKLLEGEDQASLEQMTGVIVRQTNDLRRIVDEFSKFARMPEPETRTEDIVQLLNNSILLQRAGQPGTRFKTDIPDREVMAEVDSTMIGQALTNLLKNGGEAIESLHEKGAPEGHEPQLNVDVSLTPDTICIDISDNGIGLPPDRAKLFEPYVTTRDSGTGLGLPIVKKIIEEHGGTLELRDAEPFTDGAHRGATARIILPRIPDNSGD, translated from the coding sequence ATGGACCGTCTAAGTTTGTTGCGCCGCAACAAGCGTTTGCGGAGCATTGGCGCCGTGGGCCTTGTCGTTCTGGCGCCGGTCCTCGCGCTGGCGACGTTTTTTGCCTTCAGCCCGCTCAATCAAACCCCGGACAGCACGGTGCGCACGCTCGTTCTGCTGGCCGATTTTGTCTATATTCTGGTCATCATTACGCTGGTTCTGCGCGAGGTGGCGCAGATCATCGCCTCGCGCCGGGCGCAATCGGCGGGGTCGCGTCTTCACCTGCGGCTGACGGCGATTTTCGGTGTCGTGGCCTTGGTGCCGACGGTGGTTGTGGCCGTCCTTGCCGTTCTTAGTGTGAACATGGGCCTAGAGGGCTGGTTCTCGGACCGCGTTTCGACCGCGCTTGGAAATTCCGTAGACGCGGCAGTGGCTTACCAACAAGAACACCGCGATGATCTGGAACAGGATGCCCGCGCATTGGGGGCCTATCTGAACATCAATCGCCGTGCGACACCCTTCCTCTCCGATGGCGACCTGCGGCAGGTTCTAAACACCGGGCAAAGCCAAATTCAGCGCGGCCTTCGCGAGGCTTTTGTGATTGACAGCGCCGGAGAAATTCGGGCGCGCGGCGCACGGTCCTACCTTTTTGACTACGACGCCCCGAGCGCCGAAGACCTCGCGCTAGCCTCCGGCGGTGAAGTGGTGTTGTCCGAGGACCGCGCCCAAAACGAATTCCGCGCCCTCTACCGCTTGGCGGCCTTCCCCGACCGCTACCTCTATATCTCCCGAGAGGTTGATGGTCAGATTATTGCTCTGCTCGATGAGACAGAACAGACGGTGCTTTTATATCGTCAGGTTGAAGAAGACCGGGGGCGGCTGCTTTTTGACTTCGCGCTGTTGTACCTAGGGTTTGCGACGCTGATGATCCTCGCGGCGATTTGGGCGGGCCTGTCGTTTGGGGAGCGTTTGTCGCGCCCCGTGGGGCAGCTTGCGGGGGCCGCGCAACGGGTGGGTCAAGGTGACCTTGATGTGCGCGTGCCCGAGGCGACATCGGACGACGAAATCGCCATGCTGGGGCGCTTGTTCAATCAGATGACCCGGCAGTTGAAGGGCCAGCGCGAAACGCTGGTCGAGCAAAACGCCGCGACCGAGGAATCCCGGCGGTTGTTCGATAGCGTTTTGTCCTCGGTTACTGCGGGCGTAGTGGGGCTGGAAGAAGGCGGGCGCGTGGACTTCATGAACCGCTCGGCCCGGCGCTTGTTGGCCTTGGTTGAACAACGCGATAGTGGCCTAACGCTAGAGGCGGCGATCCCTGAATTTGCCGTGCTGTTCAATAAGTTGACGGGTACTGCGGCGGAAACAGTGCAAGAAGAAATCAAGCTGACCCGTGGCGGTAAGCAGGAAAGCCTGCTGGTGCGCATGGCCACCCGCCGCAACGACGCCGGAGAGTTGGAAGGTTACGTTGTGGCCTTCGATGACGTGACCCAATTGGTCAGCGCCCAACGCATGGCCGCCTGGGGTGACGTGGCGCGGCGGATCGCCCATGAAATCAAGAACCCACTGACCCCGATTCAACTTTCGGCCGAACGCATTAAGCGTAAGTTCTCCAAGCTGTTGGAGGGCGAAGATCAAGCATCGCTTGAGCAGATGACCGGTGTGATTGTGCGTCAAACCAACGACCTGCGCCGGATCGTTGATGAATTCTCCAAGTTCGCCCGCATGCCCGAGCCTGAAACACGCACAGAAGATATAGTTCAACTGTTGAACAATTCGATTTTGTTGCAACGGGCGGGACAGCCGGGCACGCGGTTCAAGACCGATATTCCTGATCGGGAAGTCATGGCAGAGGTCGATTCAACCATGATCGGTCAAGCGCTCACCAATCTGTTGAAGAACGGCGGGGAAGCCATTGAAAGCCTTCATGAAAAGGGTGCGCCTGAAGGTCACGAACCACAGCTTAACGTGGATGTGTCACTGACCCCGGATACGATCTGCATCGACATTTCCGACAACGGGATCGGCCTGCCGCCGGACCGCGCGAAACTGTTCGAACCTTACGTCACAACACGCGATAGCGGCACGGGTCTTGGCCTGCCAATCGTTAAGAAAATTATTGAGGAGCATGGCGGAACGCTAGAGCTGCGCGATGCGGAGCCGTTTACCGACGGCGCTCATCGCGGGGCCACAGCGCGTATTATTCTGCCACGCATTCCCGACAACAGTGGAGATTGA
- a CDS encoding sigma-54 dependent transcriptional regulator, whose product MSDILVVDDERDIRELICDILQDEGFSTRMAGNSDEAMAELNKAEPGLMILDIWLKDSNMDGIDILGHVKRDNPEVPVVIISGHGNVEIAVAAIKQGAYDFIEKPFNIDQLMVVIKRAMETSRLRRENVSLRRQDTRSAEMIGSSSAFRTMKSQLDKVTKSNGRVMLTGGAGTGKEVAARYIHAESNRADAPFVTVSSASIQPDHMEEVLFGRESQQRGVEQGLLEQAHGGVIYFDEVADMPLATQGKILRVLVDQSFTRVGGTAKVRVDLRVISSTTKDLNVEIAEGRFREELYHRLNVVPVEVPSLEDRREDVPELARYFIDLFNKEQGMAARELGEDASAMLQTMAWPGNVRQLKNVIERVMILGDGSGPIEARDLPGQEEAPTSEDDLALSASLTTLPLREARELFERQYLMAQINRFGGNISRTASFVGMERSALHRKLKSLGVVTTSKAGTRVAQVSEG is encoded by the coding sequence ATGAGTGATATTCTTGTCGTCGATGACGAACGCGATATCCGGGAATTGATCTGCGATATTTTGCAGGATGAGGGTTTCAGCACCCGCATGGCGGGTAATTCGGACGAAGCCATGGCCGAGTTGAACAAGGCCGAGCCGGGGCTGATGATCCTCGATATCTGGCTCAAGGATAGTAACATGGACGGGATCGACATCCTAGGCCATGTGAAGCGCGATAACCCCGAGGTGCCGGTGGTGATCATCTCGGGCCACGGGAATGTGGAAATTGCCGTCGCGGCGATCAAGCAAGGCGCCTATGACTTCATTGAAAAACCCTTTAATATTGATCAGTTAATGGTCGTTATTAAACGGGCGATGGAAACCAGCCGCCTGCGCCGTGAAAATGTGTCACTGCGTCGCCAGGACACACGCTCGGCCGAGATGATCGGCAGTTCCTCCGCCTTCCGCACGATGAAGAGCCAACTGGATAAAGTGACCAAATCCAACGGCCGCGTGATGCTGACGGGCGGCGCCGGAACCGGCAAGGAAGTGGCCGCGCGCTACATCCACGCCGAAAGCAACCGCGCCGATGCGCCCTTCGTGACGGTCTCCAGCGCCTCGATCCAGCCCGATCATATGGAAGAAGTGCTATTTGGCCGCGAAAGCCAACAACGCGGCGTGGAACAAGGCCTTTTGGAACAGGCCCACGGCGGGGTGATCTACTTTGATGAGGTCGCTGATATGCCCTTGGCGACGCAAGGAAAAATCCTGCGGGTGTTGGTGGACCAAAGCTTTACCCGTGTGGGCGGCACCGCGAAAGTGCGGGTGGATCTGCGGGTGATCTCCTCCACGACCAAGGATCTGAACGTGGAAATCGCCGAAGGGCGGTTCCGTGAAGAATTGTACCACCGCCTCAACGTGGTCCCGGTTGAGGTGCCGTCTTTGGAAGATCGGCGCGAGGACGTGCCGGAACTGGCGCGCTACTTCATTGACCTGTTCAACAAGGAACAAGGCATGGCGGCCCGCGAGTTGGGCGAAGACGCCAGCGCGATGCTGCAAACGATGGCCTGGCCGGGCAATGTACGCCAGCTCAAGAATGTGATCGAGCGGGTGATGATCCTTGGCGATGGCTCGGGCCCGATCGAGGCGCGGGATCTGCCGGGGCAGGAAGAAGCGCCCACCTCCGAGGATGATCTGGCCCTATCGGCCTCGCTGACGACGCTCCCGCTGCGCGAGGCGCGAGAACTGTTTGAACGGCAATACCTGATGGCTCAAATCAACCGGTTCGGCGGCAATATCTCCCGCACCGCCAGCTTTGTGGGCATGGAACGCTCTGCGCTGCACCGGAAACTCAAATCGCTTGGCGTGGTGACAACCTCGAAGGCGGGCACACGGGTGGCGCAGGTCAGCGAAGGGTAG
- the trkA gene encoding Trk system potassium transporter TrkA → MKVIICGAGQVGWQIARHLSSENNDVTVVDNNADLVRRATDTLDVQGLTGFASHPNVLDRAGARDADMVIAATFSDEVNMVTCQVAHSVFGVPRKIARLRAQSYLDTIYSDLYRRDHLPIDVVISPEKEVAEAVLNRIASPSTFDTESFLGGSTQLMGIELDEDCPVLSTPLKQLSELFSTLRAIVVGIRREGTLFAPEPGDQMFAGDQIYVFSHIDDVARALEIFGKTRALPERIVIIGGGNVGLSVASRLEKSATRMRTRVIEANRARAERAADALERTIVLHGDGLDIDLLREAGVERADVVLSLTDDDKTNMLASVRAKSAGAKVAISLVNDPTLVPLMSPLGIDAYVNPRSTTVSSILRHIRHGRVRGVYSIGDAEAEVIEAQVLSTSPMAGKTIRDIDFPEGALLGAVQRGKKVFRPTGATRIEEGDAVVIFALTSDVPAVETLLQVSIDFF, encoded by the coding sequence ATGAAGGTCATTATTTGTGGCGCGGGTCAGGTTGGCTGGCAAATCGCGCGGCACCTCTCCTCGGAAAACAACGATGTCACCGTGGTCGACAACAACGCCGATCTTGTACGGCGGGCGACGGATACATTGGACGTGCAGGGCCTGACGGGTTTTGCCAGCCACCCCAATGTGTTGGACCGCGCAGGCGCGCGTGACGCCGATATGGTGATCGCGGCCACCTTCTCGGACGAGGTCAACATGGTCACCTGCCAAGTGGCCCATTCGGTCTTTGGCGTGCCGCGCAAGATTGCCCGCCTGCGGGCGCAAAGCTATCTCGATACGATCTACAGCGACCTCTACCGGCGCGATCACTTGCCTATTGATGTGGTGATCTCCCCGGAAAAGGAGGTGGCCGAAGCGGTGCTGAACCGGATCGCGTCGCCCTCCACCTTCGATACCGAAAGCTTCCTGGGTGGCAGCACGCAGTTGATGGGGATCGAACTGGACGAAGACTGCCCTGTCCTCAGCACCCCGTTGAAACAGTTGTCCGAATTGTTCTCGACCCTGCGTGCCATCGTCGTGGGCATCCGGCGCGAGGGCACTTTGTTTGCTCCCGAGCCTGGCGATCAGATGTTTGCAGGCGACCAGATCTACGTGTTCAGCCACATTGATGACGTCGCCCGTGCGCTCGAGATCTTCGGCAAAACCCGTGCCTTGCCGGAGCGCATCGTGATTATCGGCGGCGGCAATGTGGGCCTGAGCGTTGCGTCACGGTTGGAGAAATCCGCCACAAGGATGCGCACCCGGGTGATCGAGGCGAACCGCGCCCGCGCCGAGCGGGCCGCCGATGCCTTGGAGCGCACAATCGTCTTGCACGGCGACGGGCTCGACATTGATCTGTTGCGGGAAGCCGGGGTGGAACGGGCCGATGTGGTCCTTTCCCTGACCGATGATGACAAGACCAACATGCTAGCCTCTGTGCGGGCCAAATCCGCCGGGGCGAAGGTGGCGATCAGCCTTGTGAATGACCCGACCTTGGTGCCCCTGATGTCGCCCCTTGGGATTGATGCTTATGTGAACCCGCGCTCGACCACCGTCAGCTCCATCCTGCGCCATATCCGCCACGGGCGGGTGCGCGGCGTCTACTCCATCGGTGATGCCGAGGCCGAGGTGATCGAGGCTCAGGTGCTGTCCACCTCGCCGATGGCGGGCAAGACCATCCGCGATATCGACTTCCCCGAAGGGGCGCTTCTGGGCGCGGTGCAGCGCGGCAAAAAGGTGTTCCGCCCCACCGGCGCCACACGGATCGAGGAGGGCGACGCCGTGGTGATCTTCGCGCTGACCTCGGACGTGCCAGCGGTTGAAACGCTGCTGCAAGTCTCCATCGACTTTTTCTGA
- a CDS encoding TrkH family potassium uptake protein: MTAYFRNLPFFAILIFVASGAMFIPAAVATGMQDFATGRVFFYTAMMVGMVAILLGFACQTPRRPPSERSHLASLFLAYLWLPLVLALPMDQAVRNTYFINVYLDMVSALTTTGAEVFDPERLAPAVHLWRGLVGWFGGLLIWITAFAVLAPLNLGGYEVTSEATVQGKIVNARGQMRAAGASERLRKHAVRLTPIYAGLTVVLAVGLTAGGEDPLVAAIHAMSTLATSGISPVSGLAERPVGMFGEVLIFVFFLFALSRRTYSSGAGRELRERLTKDREIRLALFAGIVLPTLLFVRHWFGAFEVQELADGQAAVSALWGAVFTVISFLTTTGFVSEAWGDARAWSGLQTPGLLLVGLVLMGGGVATTAGGVKLLRVYALYKHGVREMGKLIYPNSVAGAGRLGRRIRREGAYIAWVVFMLLVLSIAVVMVGLSSTGLDFEASTILAISSLTTTGPLASVAGAKPIDYFVLSDIAKLICAGAMIVGRIETLVMIALLNPAFWRD, translated from the coding sequence ATGACCGCCTATTTCCGCAATCTGCCGTTCTTCGCGATCCTGATCTTCGTGGCCTCCGGGGCGATGTTCATCCCGGCCGCCGTGGCCACGGGGATGCAGGATTTCGCGACCGGGCGGGTGTTTTTCTATACGGCAATGATGGTGGGCATGGTGGCGATCCTTCTGGGGTTTGCTTGCCAAACGCCGCGTCGCCCGCCGTCTGAGCGCAGCCATTTGGCCTCGCTTTTTCTGGCGTATCTGTGGCTACCTCTGGTCTTGGCGCTGCCGATGGATCAGGCGGTGCGCAACACCTATTTCATCAACGTCTACCTCGATATGGTCTCGGCCCTGACCACCACCGGGGCCGAGGTCTTTGACCCCGAACGCCTTGCCCCTGCCGTACACCTTTGGCGGGGCCTTGTGGGGTGGTTTGGCGGCCTGTTGATCTGGATCACGGCCTTTGCAGTTCTCGCGCCGTTAAACCTTGGCGGCTACGAGGTGACATCGGAGGCGACAGTTCAGGGCAAGATCGTGAACGCCCGCGGCCAAATGCGGGCCGCCGGCGCGTCCGAGAGGTTGCGCAAACACGCCGTGCGCCTGACGCCGATTTATGCGGGTCTGACGGTCGTGCTGGCCGTGGGCCTGACCGCTGGCGGAGAGGACCCATTGGTGGCGGCCATCCACGCCATGTCCACGCTGGCCACATCGGGGATCAGCCCCGTAAGCGGGCTGGCAGAGCGGCCCGTGGGGATGTTTGGCGAGGTACTGATTTTCGTGTTCTTCCTCTTCGCCCTGTCGCGGCGCACCTATTCCAGCGGCGCGGGCCGGGAATTGCGCGAACGCTTGACCAAAGACCGCGAAATCCGCTTGGCCCTCTTTGCTGGCATCGTGTTGCCGACGCTTCTGTTCGTCCGCCACTGGTTTGGCGCCTTCGAGGTGCAAGAGCTGGCAGATGGCCAAGCCGCCGTTTCGGCCCTGTGGGGGGCTGTGTTCACCGTTATATCGTTCCTCACCACAACGGGTTTTGTCAGCGAGGCTTGGGGCGACGCACGGGCGTGGTCGGGGCTGCAAACGCCGGGGCTGTTGCTTGTCGGGTTGGTGTTGATGGGCGGCGGCGTGGCGACAACGGCGGGTGGGGTGAAACTGCTGCGGGTCTATGCGCTCTATAAACATGGGGTGCGCGAGATGGGGAAATTGATCTACCCCAACTCGGTCGCCGGGGCGGGCCGCTTGGGGCGGCGCATTCGCCGCGAGGGGGCCTATATCGCATGGGTCGTATTCATGTTGCTGGTGCTGAGTATTGCGGTGGTCATGGTGGGGCTGTCGTCCACGGGCCTTGATTTTGAGGCCTCTACCATCCTTGCGATTTCCAGTCTGACAACGACCGGGCCGCTGGCCTCGGTGGCCGGGGCCAAGCCGATTGACTACTTCGTTTTGTCCGATATCGCGAAGTTGATCTGCGCAGGCGCGATGATCGTGGGCCGGATCGAAACCCTTGTGATGATTGCGCTACTAAACCCCGCGTTCTGGCGCGATTGA
- the hfq gene encoding RNA chaperone Hfq, whose amino-acid sequence MAENKQNLQDAFLNHVRKTKVPVTIFLINGVKLQGVITWFDNFCVLLRRDGQSQLVYKHAISTVMPAQPISLYDGEE is encoded by the coding sequence ATGGCCGAAAATAAACAAAACTTGCAGGATGCGTTCCTGAATCACGTCCGCAAGACAAAGGTTCCGGTGACGATTTTCTTAATCAACGGCGTGAAACTGCAAGGTGTCATCACTTGGTTTGATAACTTTTGTGTGCTCCTGCGCCGCGATGGTCAGTCGCAACTTGTCTACAAGCATGCGATTTCTACCGTAATGCCTGCGCAACCCATTAGCCTTTATGACGGGGAAGAGTGA
- the hflX gene encoding GTPase HflX, which yields MRALVLHPDIKSDRARRAPEFALDEAVALAAALPDLEVVDAQVVRLPRAQPGLLFGTGKIKELHDLVEALDIGLVLIDGPVTPVQQRNLEKEWGCKVLDRTGLILEIFADRAATREGVLQVELAALSYQRTRLVRAWTHLERQRGGLGFVGGPGETQIEADRRAIDEAVTRIKRQLAKVVKTRALHRSARAKVPYPIVALVGYTNAGKSTLFNRLTGADVMAKDMLFATLDPTMRAVTLPDGTDVILSDTVGFISDLPTQLVAAFRATLEEVLDADLIVHVRDISHPQSAEQAKDVHTILADLGVSDQSAQLEVWNKLDLLDAEAQEARQTEADRNEAIFATSALTGTGMAEMLSAVSETLSPPRFEDVVTLPHSDGRKRAWLFEQGVVESELPGQDGTELTVLWTARQQKAFRSL from the coding sequence ATGCGGGCGCTTGTCCTACACCCTGATATTAAATCCGACCGTGCCCGCCGTGCGCCTGAATTTGCGCTGGATGAAGCCGTGGCCCTTGCCGCCGCGCTGCCGGATCTAGAGGTCGTCGACGCCCAAGTCGTGCGTCTTCCGCGTGCGCAGCCCGGCCTGTTGTTTGGCACTGGCAAGATCAAGGAATTGCACGATCTGGTGGAGGCGCTGGATATCGGCCTTGTGCTGATCGACGGTCCTGTGACGCCAGTGCAGCAGCGCAATCTGGAAAAGGAATGGGGCTGCAAGGTTCTGGACCGCACCGGGCTGATCCTGGAGATTTTTGCCGACCGTGCCGCCACCCGTGAGGGCGTGTTGCAGGTTGAACTGGCGGCTTTGTCCTACCAACGCACGCGGCTGGTGCGGGCCTGGACCCACCTGGAACGCCAGCGGGGCGGGCTTGGCTTTGTGGGCGGCCCCGGCGAGACTCAGATCGAGGCCGACCGCCGCGCCATTGATGAGGCCGTGACCCGTATCAAGCGGCAATTGGCCAAGGTGGTGAAAACCCGCGCCCTGCACCGATCTGCGCGGGCCAAGGTTCCCTATCCGATTGTCGCCCTCGTAGGCTATACCAACGCCGGGAAGTCTACGCTTTTCAACCGCTTGACGGGCGCTGACGTGATGGCGAAAGACATGCTGTTCGCCACGCTCGACCCTACCATGCGGGCCGTAACACTGCCCGATGGCACCGATGTGATCCTGTCCGATACGGTGGGCTTCATCAGTGATCTGCCAACGCAGCTTGTGGCCGCCTTCCGCGCCACCTTGGAAGAAGTTCTGGACGCTGATCTGATTGTTCATGTGCGCGACATCAGCCACCCGCAATCGGCTGAACAGGCCAAGGACGTGCATACCATTCTGGCCGATCTGGGCGTATCGGACCAATCCGCGCAACTAGAGGTGTGGAACAAGCTCGACCTTCTGGATGCAGAGGCGCAAGAGGCCCGGCAGACCGAGGCTGACCGGAACGAGGCAATCTTTGCCACTTCTGCCCTTACGGGTACGGGCATGGCCGAAATGTTGTCGGCTGTGTCGGAAACCCTGTCGCCGCCGCGTTTTGAAGATGTGGTGACGCTCCCCCACAGCGACGGACGCAAGCGCGCTTGGCTCTTTGAACAGGGCGTGGTGGAAAGCGAACTGCCGGGCCAGGACGGCACTGAATTGACCGTTCTCTGGACCGCGCGGCAGCAAAAGGCGTTTCGCTCTTTGTAG